TCGAGCATCTCCGGCACGTCCTGCGGGCCCAGGCGGACGGCCCCGGGGTCGGGCGCGGTCACCAGGGTCTCGGCGACCAACTGGACGCCCGGGATCCGGTCGTTGACCACCCACCCGCCCGGCGGCTCGAGCAGGTCACCGGAGACGACGGCCGTCCCGCCCGGGCCGACCAGCTCGGCGAGGTCGGCCCAGTCCTCGGGCGTGGGCGGCTGCGGGATGGCGGTGAACGGCGACACCTGCGGGTCGAACGCGGCTGCGCCGCCGGCCCGGCGGACCAACCGGGCGTGCGTGCCGTAGGCCGACCAGAGCGCCGGGTTGTCCAGCAGTTCCGGTGCACCCGCCGGCAGGTGATGGACGTAAAGCGTCGCTTCGCTGGTCATGAGTCGCTCAACGGGAGTCCGGGCGGGTTGATCGCCGCGGTCTTGACCGCTTCGTTCGACAGGTTCCAGGCCGCCAACCACTTCCCGTAGTCGCCGGTCCGGATGAGATGGTCGATCGCTGCGGCGACCGGCTTGGCCAGGCCGTCGCCCTTCTTGGACGTCGCGCAGATCAGGCCCTGCAGGGAGGCACCGGCACCGGACCACTGCCCCGCGTTGCGCGTCGGGCGGTTGGTGTGGGCGCTCTGGGTGACGTCGTACTGAACTCCCGGGTTCGGGCCGAAGTACAGGTCGATGCGCCCGGACGCGAGCGCGAGGTTCGTGGCGTTCTGGTCCGGGTAGTGCACGATCGTGAGCTTCTTGCCGGCGGCACGCAGCTTCTTCTGCCAGCTCAGCAGGATCTTCTCCTGGTTGGTGCCGGAACCGACGGCGACCCGTTTGCCACTGAGGTTGCGGTAGTCACCGCCGAACTTCCAGTCGCTGGAGGCCAGTTGCTCGAAGGCGAGGTTGTCCTTGCGGTAGC
This genomic window from Flexivirga oryzae contains:
- a CDS encoding GNAT family N-acetyltransferase: MTSEATLYVHHLPAGAPELLDNPALWSAYGTHARLVRRAGGAAAFDPQVSPFTAIPQPPTPEDWADLAELVGPGGTAVVSGDLLEPPGGWVVNDRIPGVQLVAETLVTAPDPGAVRLGPQDVPEMLDLVARAEPGPFLPRTIELGTYLGIRIDGRLVAMAGERLRPPGWTEISAVCTDEAFRGRGLATRLIRAVADGIERRGDRPMLHTGAGNERAIALYEHLGFRLRRRLQFQSFQAPSTGVHDAASR
- a CDS encoding transporter substrate-binding domain-containing protein; translation: MSRTTKGRSTAVGLLSVAAIATATGCASSAASTPTQTTGSGKVVVGALSNGAGREATLTVKPVASIRAQLPAAVRKSGKLVIGEGALPAGFPPLAYVGTDHQTLTGAEPDLGRLVAAVLGLKPEVTNATWENLFVGIDSGKTDVGFSNITDTEERKQKYDFACYRKDNLAFEQLASSDWKFGGDYRNLSGKRVAVGSGTNQEKILLSWQKKLRAAGKKLTIVHYPDQNATNLALASGRIDLYFGPNPGVQYDVTQSAHTNRPTRNAGQWSGAGASLQGLICATSKKGDGLAKPVAAAIDHLIRTGDYGKWLAAWNLSNEAVKTAAINPPGLPLSDS